Proteins found in one Miscanthus floridulus cultivar M001 chromosome 4, ASM1932011v1, whole genome shotgun sequence genomic segment:
- the LOC136550573 gene encoding probable E3 ubiquitin-protein ligase BAH1-like 1, which translates to MKFGKKYEAYMRAMEAELPAVGIKRLKKMLKTCRRSPSSTSAAAAADAASSDRRCTGHCTVCDGSFFPSLLNEMSAVVGCFNEKAKKLLELHLASGFKKYTMWFTNKGDKSHGRLIRQGKDLVTYAIINAVAMRKILKKYDKIHYSKQGQEFKAQAQSLHIEILQSPWLCELMAFYMNLRRSKKNNAAMELFGDCSLVFDDDRPTLSCNLFDSMRVDISLTCSICLDTVFDPVSLSCGHIFCYLCCCSAASVTIVDGLKSADHKSKCPLCRQQSVFPDAMHLDELNMLLSHSCPEYWEKRMQLERVERVRLAKEHWESQCRAFLGI; encoded by the exons ATGAAGTTCGGCAAGAAGTACGAGGCGTACATGAGGGCCATGGAGGCGGAGCTCCCCGCCGTTGGGATCAAGCGCCTCAAGAAGATGCTCAAGACATGCCGCCGCTCGCCTTCTTCAACTTCCGCCGCCGCAGCGGCCGATGCCGCCAGCAGTGACCGCCGGTGCACTGGCCACTGCACTG TGTGTGATGGGAgtttctttccatctcttctgAACGAGATGTCAGCTGTGGTCGGCTGCTTCAACGAGAAAGCCAAGAAGCTACTCGAACTGCACCTGGCGTCAGGCTTCAAGAAATACACCATGTGGTTCACCAACAAGGGTGACAAGAGCCACGGGAGGTTGATACGGCAAGGCAAAGACTTGGTTACCTATGCGATTATAAACGCCGTGGCCATGAGGAAGATTCTCAAGAAGTATGACAAG ATACATTACTCAAAGCAAGGGCAAGAGTTCAAAGCTCAAGCTCAGAGCCTCCACATTGAGATACTTCAGTCCCCATGGCTCTGTGAGCTGATGGCATTCTACATGAACTTGAGGAGGAGCAAGAAGAACAACGCTGCAATGGAGCTCTTTGGCGACTGTTCCCTCGTATTCGATGATGACAGACCAACGCTCTCATGCAACCTCTTTGACTCCATGCGTGTTGATATTAGCTTGACATGTTCCATATGCTTG GACACAGTTTTTGATCCAGTCTCTCTTTCCTGTGGTCACATATTCTGCTATTTATGTTGCTGTTCTGCTGCATCTGTGACAATTGTTGATGGGCTGAAGTCTGCAGATCACAAATCAAAATGTCCCCTATGCCGACAG CAAAGCGTCTTTCCTGACGCTATGCACCTGGATGAACTCAACATGCTGTTGAGCCATAG TTGTCCAGAGTACTGGGAGAAAAGAATGCAATTGGAGCGGGTTGAACGTGTTCGCCTGGCTAAGGAGCATTGGGAGTCACAGTGCAGAGCATTTTTAGGCATCTAA